A region of Pseudomonas sp. Marseille-Q3773 DNA encodes the following proteins:
- the lon gene encoding endopeptidase La translates to MKTTLDLPLLPLRDVVVYPHMVIPLFVGREKSIEALEAAMTGEKQILLLAQKNPADDDPGEDALYRVGTVATVLQLLKLPDGTVKVLVEGEQRGAVERFSEVEGHIRAEVSLIDEADAAERESEVFVRTLLSQFEQYVQLGKKVPAEVLSSLNSIEEPGRLVDTMAAHMALKIEQKQEILEIVDLPTRVEHVLALLDAEIDLLQVEKRIRGRVKKQMERSQREYYLNEQMKAIQKELGDGDEGHNEVEELKKRIEAAGLPKDALAKAQAELNKLKQMSPMSAEATVVRSYLDWLVQVPWKAQSKVRLDLAKAEEILDADHYGLEEVKDRILEYLAVQKRVKKIRGPVLCLVGPPGVGKTSLAESIAAATNRKFVRMALGGVRDEAEIRGHRRTYIGSMPGRLIQKMTKVGVRNPLFLLDEIDKMGSDMRGDPASALLEVLDPEQNHNFNDHYLEVDYDLSDVMFLCTSNSMNIPPALLDRMEVIRLPGYTEDEKINIAVKYLVPKQVKANGLKKEELEVDVSAIRDIIRYYTREAGVRGLERQIAKVCRKVVKEHTGQKQVKVKVASEQLEHLLGVRKFRYGLAEQQDQIGQVTGLAWTQVGGELLTIEAVVIPGKGQLIKTGSLGDVMVESITAAQTVVRSRARSLGIAADFHEKHDVHIHMPEGATPKDGPSAGIGMCTALVSALTQIPVRADVAMTGEITLRGQVLAIGGLKEKLLAAHRGGIKTVIIPEENVRDLKEIPENIKQDLQIKPVKWIDEVLQIALQYAPEPLPDVAPEIVAKDEKRDGDAKERISTH, encoded by the coding sequence ATGAAGACCACCCTCGACTTGCCTCTTTTGCCATTGCGCGATGTCGTTGTTTACCCGCACATGGTCATCCCGCTGTTCGTGGGGCGCGAAAAGTCCATCGAAGCCCTTGAGGCTGCGATGACGGGCGAAAAGCAGATCCTCCTGCTGGCCCAGAAAAACCCGGCCGACGATGACCCGGGCGAAGACGCGCTGTATCGCGTCGGTACCGTTGCCACCGTGCTGCAGCTGTTGAAACTGCCCGACGGCACCGTCAAGGTGCTGGTCGAGGGCGAGCAGCGTGGCGCTGTCGAGCGCTTCAGCGAAGTGGAAGGGCACATCCGTGCCGAGGTTTCCCTGATCGACGAAGCCGATGCCGCCGAGCGCGAATCGGAAGTCTTCGTGCGCACCCTGCTGTCGCAGTTCGAGCAGTACGTGCAATTGGGCAAGAAAGTGCCTGCAGAGGTGCTGTCGTCGCTGAACAGCATCGAAGAGCCTGGGCGCCTGGTCGACACCATGGCCGCGCACATGGCCTTGAAGATCGAGCAGAAGCAGGAAATTCTCGAAATCGTCGACCTGCCGACCCGCGTCGAGCATGTACTGGCGCTGCTGGATGCCGAAATAGACCTGCTGCAGGTCGAGAAGCGCATTCGCGGTCGGGTCAAGAAGCAGATGGAGCGCAGCCAGCGCGAGTATTACCTGAATGAGCAGATGAAGGCCATTCAGAAGGAACTCGGCGATGGCGACGAAGGCCACAACGAAGTCGAAGAGCTGAAAAAGCGCATCGAAGCCGCTGGCCTGCCCAAGGATGCCCTGGCCAAGGCCCAGGCCGAGCTGAACAAGCTCAAGCAGATGTCGCCGATGTCCGCCGAGGCCACCGTGGTGCGCTCCTACCTCGACTGGCTGGTGCAGGTGCCGTGGAAGGCCCAGAGCAAAGTCCGCCTGGACCTGGCCAAGGCCGAGGAAATCCTCGATGCCGACCATTATGGCCTGGAAGAGGTCAAGGACCGGATTCTCGAATACCTTGCCGTGCAGAAGCGCGTCAAGAAGATCCGTGGCCCGGTGCTGTGCCTGGTTGGCCCGCCCGGTGTGGGCAAGACATCGCTGGCCGAGTCGATCGCCGCTGCGACCAATCGCAAGTTCGTGCGCATGGCCCTGGGTGGGGTGCGTGACGAGGCCGAGATCCGTGGCCACCGCCGTACCTACATCGGTTCCATGCCTGGGCGCCTGATCCAGAAGATGACCAAGGTGGGGGTACGCAACCCGCTGTTCCTGCTGGACGAAATCGACAAGATGGGCAGCGACATGCGTGGCGACCCGGCCTCGGCACTGCTCGAGGTGCTCGACCCCGAGCAGAACCACAATTTCAACGACCATTACCTGGAGGTCGACTACGACCTGTCGGACGTGATGTTCCTGTGCACCTCGAACTCGATGAACATTCCGCCGGCGCTGCTCGACCGGATGGAAGTCATCCGCCTGCCGGGCTACACCGAGGACGAGAAGATCAACATTGCGGTCAAGTATTTGGTGCCCAAGCAGGTCAAGGCCAACGGCCTGAAGAAGGAAGAGCTGGAGGTCGACGTTTCGGCGATCCGCGACATCATCCGCTACTACACTCGCGAAGCGGGTGTGCGTGGGCTGGAGCGGCAAATTGCCAAGGTCTGCCGCAAGGTGGTCAAGGAACATACCGGGCAGAAGCAGGTCAAGGTCAAGGTGGCCAGCGAGCAGCTGGAGCACCTGCTGGGTGTGCGCAAGTTCCGCTATGGCCTGGCCGAGCAGCAAGACCAGATCGGCCAGGTCACCGGCTTGGCCTGGACCCAGGTGGGTGGCGAACTGCTGACCATCGAAGCCGTTGTCATCCCCGGCAAGGGCCAGTTGATCAAGACCGGTTCGCTGGGCGATGTCATGGTCGAATCGATCACCGCCGCCCAGACCGTGGTGCGCAGCCGCGCCCGCAGCCTGGGGATTGCAGCCGACTTCCACGAGAAGCACGACGTGCACATCCACATGCCTGAAGGCGCCACGCCGAAAGACGGCCCGAGCGCCGGTATCGGCATGTGCACCGCACTGGTCTCGGCACTGACGCAGATTCCGGTGCGTGCCGATGTCGCCATGACCGGTGAAATTACCTTGCGTGGCCAGGTGCTGGCGATTGGCGGGCTGAAGGAAAAACTGCTGGCGGCACACCGTGGTGGTATCAAGACGGTGATCATTCCCGAGGAGAATGTTCGCGATCTGAAGGAGATTCCGGAAAATATCAAACAGGATCTGCAGATCAAACCGGTCAAATGGATTGACGAAGTCCTGCAAATTGCGCTGCAATACGCCCCGGAGCCCTTGCCAGATGTGGCTCCGGAGATTGTCGCGAAAGATGAAAAGCGCGACGGCGATGCTAAGGAAAGAATCAGCACGCACTAG
- the hupB gene encoding nucleoid-associated protein HU-beta, translating to MNKSELIDAIAASADIPKAVAGRALDAVIESVTGALKQGDDVVLVGFGTFSVKERAERTGRNPQTGKAIKIEAAKVPGFKAGKGLKDAVN from the coding sequence GTGAACAAGTCGGAACTGATTGACGCTATCGCCGCATCTGCTGACATCCCGAAAGCTGTAGCCGGCCGTGCGCTGGACGCAGTCATCGAATCCGTCACCGGCGCCCTGAAGCAAGGTGACGATGTGGTACTGGTTGGCTTCGGTACCTTCTCGGTCAAGGAGCGTGCTGAGCGCACCGGCCGTAACCCGCAAACCGGTAAGGCAATCAAGATCGAAGCCGCCAAGGTTCCAGGTTTCAAGGCTGGCAAAGGCCTGAAAGACGCCGTCAACTAA